The nucleotide sequence AAGACAATTGTTTAGATTGCTTGGCTCCCTACAAGCTCTATCGGCGTCACAATAACCGCCTCAGAAGACAAGAAGGGGGAGAATGGAAAAGAGCTTTCATTAGCTTCTGCTGCTTTTGTGACTTGCAGTGCCTAAATTAAAATGGCTGGGTCAGGCAAAAGGTTGCATCCGCTCAGAGAAGATATAAGAGTATAGATATCGTAAATGTTTTTCTACACGCAGTTGCCATTCACCTCCTTTTATTGGATGCCCTTCATAATTTTACTATACAAAATAAAGAGGAGAAAAGTATAATAAAAAGCTTAAAAATCATTACATAATAGCTGCACTGAAAGAAAGAGTTTATCCTGAGTTTCGTGTGCTAGTTCGCTGTCTATTTTCAGCATCCTATCGTACCAATGAAGAATCTCTTGGAAAAGAGCAAGTCTAAGACTACTGTTTTTGAAGCCCCTGTAAGTTTATTACAGGAATTCTGGCTCTTATATTAATAAGGGGGATTAACCCTGCCTGGATAAAATTTAAAAGAATTGTGCAGTAACACGGATGCCCTTGTGAAAAACAGTTTCTTAGGCTTAGTAATATCCAATTTTTAATAAATATCAATGAGTTTTGAAGAGTCTGGTTAAGAAGTTTTTCATACTAATACAGCTGTTTCTGACGATCTATGCAATAAAAAGAATCTATTTATCGGACTATAGAAATAGCTGCATTTTTTGAAATAAGCAATGAATAAAAACCGTTCTTTGTTTTTAATCGTTATTTAATGTAAAGGAGCAAAGCGATAAGGAGGAGGGCAAAAATGAAAAAAGGTGTGTGGTTAACAGGATTGTTAGTTATGTTGCTTGCTTTATTTGGGATCATTCCCTCAGCTGTACTTAAAAAAGGAGAGGCCATGAACAAAGAAAACAGCGTAAAAGTCTATGGACCGGGTGGCCCCTTTGGTCCAATCGATGAACTTGCCACTCGATTTGCGAAAGAAACGGGAATAAAAGTAGAAGTAACGAGCGGGCCGGAAGAAAAATGGATCGATCAAGCCAAGGAAGATGCGGATATCATTTATGGCGGTTCAGAGTATATGCTCACTAATTTTATGCTGAGCTACCCTAATATAATTGACGAAAAAACAAGGACAGAGCTTTACACACGTCCGGCAGGAATTTTGGTTAGAAAAGGTAATCCTAAGAATATTCAGTCGCTGGACGACTTAACGAAAAAAGGCATTCAAATCATTGATGTAAATGGAGCAGGCCAATTTGGGCTTTGGGAAGACTTAGCGGGGAGAAAAGGATTAATTCCAGGTATCAGAAAAAACATCAGGATATCCGTTAAAACAAGTGCGGAAGCGATTGAATTATGGAAAAAGAACTCTAAGTACGATGCATGGATTACTTATGAATCGTGGCATTATCGGCTGAAAGATGCCACCGATCTAATACAACTTCCCGAGCAAGATAAGCTGTACAGAGGGACACCAATTAGCATGGCTAAGAGAACAGATAACAGGAAAGAAGCCCGATTGTTTATTAACTATTTAAAGACTGAAGAGTCCCATCAAGTATTTCAAAAATGGGGATGGAAATAAGCAATGAAAGGAGAGGGGAAAGAATGAATAAAAAACGATGGCTCCTATGTATATTTTCAGCCTTAGTCGTTTTGTCAGCATGTGGAAAAGCAGAAAACCCGAGTGAATCAGCAGCGGTCAAAGATGCCCCGGTAAAGGAAGCACCAGAGTTAAGGCTACTTGAAGATCAATCGGTTGGTGAATATCTCGCTGATTCTAAAGGGATCACTCTTTATTATTTTAAAAAGGATAAAGAGGGGACAAGCAATTGCAGAGATGAATGCTTAAAAAAATGGCCGCCATTTACAGAAAAGGAGTTTGAAGTGCCAACAGGATACAAGAAAGAAGATTTTGGGTCTATAACAAGAGAGGATGACGGGCAAGAGCAAGTAACATATAAAGGTTATCCGCTTTATTACTTTGCTGGAGACAAACAGGAAGGAGATAGAAAGGGACAGGGAGTAAAGGGCGTTTGGTATATTGTAAATAAAAATATTAATTTTCAGTAGGGAAAGATAGATTCATAGAACGGCCGCAGGAGCGGCGGTTCTTTATTGTATAGGGAACTTAATGAACCGGGAATAGTTGGCTACTGTAAGGAGGGTGGGATTAATTGAAGGGGAAAAGCGACGAGGAGTTAATGAGGCTGGTGATGAACAAACACCGGCCTGCCCTGGAGGAGCTGTATGACCGTTATGCAAAATTGATTTACAGCTTCGCGTTTAAATTTTCAAATGGGAATGCAGACTCGACTAAGGAAATGGTTCAGCTGGTTTTTCTCAAGCTATGGACGACAAAGAGCAGCTATAATTCTACGAAAGGAAAATTTACTAGTTGGCTTTTGACGATTACACGGAATGTGTGTGTGGATTACATTCGAAAAGATAGTCTACATATTAAAAATAATGAGCAAATTTATGAGCATACTTTTATGAAATGGACTAATCCTGTGGATGAAATAGAACAAAGATTAACTTCCAACGCGGTATCAGCTGCGAAAAACAAGCTAAATGCGGCACAACAAAGATTAATTGATTTATTTTATTGGAAAGGTTTTTCCTTAACAGAAATCGCTCAAATGGAGAATGAACCAGTCGGGACGGTGAAGAGCAGGTTGCATCAGTCTTTAAAACAATTAAAAAAGTATCTAGAAGTGGAGGATTTGTAGATGGACAGGGAATGTGACTACCTGCTTTCATTTATTGCCAATGATCTGGATAAAAGGAAAAAGAGAAGGTTCAAAGAGCATTTGCAGCGCTGCCCTGACTGTTTAAAGGAGTATGAGCAAATGACCGATGTCTGGCATTCCTTATATTTAGACATAGAGGAACAAGAGGTACCGGAAACGTTAAAATCAGAAGTGATGGACTTTATTTTTGATGAGAAAGAAGAAAATGAAAAGAAAGCAGGGAGGGCTTATATAAATGAATGGACAAATGCACTTTTTAAACAGTTCCCGCCCGCAGCTAGTATAACCGTTCTTCTATTAACAGGGCTTGTCATTGTTTTAGTATTTGCCAATAGTCATTTGCGCAATGAAATGGCTCAAAGCAGCCAAAACAATGAACAGCCTGCGAGAGTAGTATCTACATTCTCTCTCCAGGCTGCGGAGCTTGGAGTTGAACATCTAAACACCGGTGGCTCTGCTGTTATATTGCAGCAGGGAAAGACAAGGAGCCTGGTTGTGCAAGTGAACCATTTGCCGCAGTTGGCCGGGTCAGAAGTTTACCAAGTATGGCTGCTAAATAACGGCAAGAGGGAAAGTGCTGGCGTATTTAAACCGGATGAAAGTGGAGCCGGAATATTGACATATCAGCTTGCGCAGGATTTGAAGTTTGATCAGATTGGCATTACAGTCGAGCCTGATCAATACAGTATCGAGCCACGTGGGGAAAAAATTGTTGGCTCCTCCTAATTACGAAAAAATCAGGCTGATTTTCCTGACAAGAGGAAATCAGCCTGATGGCATGAAAGAAAGTTATTATTAGATGGCCTTTGTTGCTGCTTCGTTTTCCATGAAGAAAATGGTTGGCTGGCCAGTTGTCGGTTCAAAATAAGCCACAAGATAATTAGGACGCTTCAACCAGCTGCCGTCTACGAAGGACATCGTTAATGGTTCAATCATCGTATGTTTATATATGTCTCTCTCTGTCAGACCGAGCTTGGCAAATTCAGGGCCGAGGAGGAGAGGATTTTGTAAGATTTTTTGATAAAGAAAAGAACGTTCCTGTTTTTTTAGTGCAGGTTCCCACCAAGGCTTTCTAGGTTTGTACCGCTGGTTCATTAAATAATCGTATTTCATCATGCTTTCAATTTCTAGATAACGCTCTGGATGGACAGCAAGCAAAAACTTTTGCAGACGTTTGAACAAGTCCTCTAACTGATGGCCAATTCTGCCCCAGCTTTGTTCTTCCCAATAAGCCCCAAAAGACTGAAAAAAGTCAAATGGTGTATCAAAGAAATGGGTCACGAGATATTCAATTGTTTCATTCATGCGGTGATCATTCCAGTACTTTTCAAGCACATCTTCAACCTGCTTAATTTTTACAATATCTGAAAAAGATAAGAGATTATTACCTAAAATCTCATATGGTGCATGTTCCATATAAACATAATCATGTTCAGCTGCCCGTATACGCAGGCCAGTGCCTCGCAGCATCTTCAGAAAGCCAAGCTGCAGTTCTTCTGGCCGGAGTGCAAAGACATCATTAAATGTTTTACGGAAAGAGCGATAGTCTTCTTCAGGCAAACCGGCAATCAAATCAAGATGCTGATCAATCTTTCCGCCTTCTTTCACCATCGTGACCGTGCGAACGAGCTTGGACCAATTTTGCTTGCGCATGACAAGCTCATTGGTTGTGTCATTCGTTGACTGTACCCCAATCTCAAACCGGAACAATCCTTTAGGTGCGTTTTCGTTAAGGAATTCAATTACTTCGGGCCGCATAATGTCAGCGGTAATTTCAAATTGAAAAACGGTTCCGGGAACATGTTCGTCAATAAGAAACTGAAACATTTCCATCGCATAGCTGCGGCTAATGTTAAATGTTCGATCGACAAACTTGATGGTTTTTGCTCCATTGGCCATTAAATAGCGAATGTCCTCTTTAATAGCCTCACGGTTAAAATAACGGACGCCCACTTCAATGGAAGAAAGGCAGAACTGGCAGCGGAACGGACAGCCGCGGCTTGTTTCTATATACGTAATTCGCTTGGATAGTTGTGATTTGTCTTCTTCAAACCGAAAGGGCGAAGGCAAGTCACGTAAATCTAACTTATTTCGTTGTGGATTAATCTTCGGTTGTCCATTTTCCAGGTAACCGATTCCGCTGACACCACTCCAATTTTGCTTCCCGTCTATTTCACTGAGCAGCTGTTTGAACGTTTCTTCCCCTTCACCAATGACGATAAAGTCGGCTTCAGGAATCCGCTCAAGCCAATAGGGCACATCATAAGTAACTTCTGGTCCTCCAAGAATAATCGTTGTTTCAGGAAGCACCTTTTTGATCATTTTAACGACAGTGAGTGTTTCTTCTATGTTCCAAATATAGCAGCTGAACCCTAATATGTCGGGTTGGCGCTTATACAGATCTGTGACAATGTTAATGGCAGGATCCTTGATTGTGTATTCAGCCAGCTCCACCTGATAGTCTGGTTCTGCGAAAGCTTTTAAATAGCGGATGGCCAAATTCGTATGAATATATTTCGCGTTTAATGTGCTGAGAACGACGTTCATTAATAAAATTCTCCTTATAGCTTTTCTGATATATTACTTTCCTCATATCGATTAGAAAATACTTTTTTTAGCTTGGACCATCTTGTTTCTATAAATGGTTGCGCCACAGTTGTCACTACTGATGAAGAGAGCAGCATAGTTAAAAACAAAGAAGCGATTAACAGCAGGACGATGGATTCAGCTGATTCTTTCACTTCACTTTCACGGAAGGTTTTGATTACAAAGCCGTGCAATAAGTAAACATACAGTGTATTTCTACCCCAGTCGGTAAAAAAGAATTTCTTTTTTGGCACAAAAGTGAAAAAAGCAGCGATCATGATAAAGCTTAACACATAAATACCGATCCGGTAGAGCATTCCAGTTGCATTGGAACTACCTAAATCTGCAAAGGAGAAAGAACCAAGCAGCCATCTCTGGTCAAAATCTGGGAATTGAAGAGCCATATAGAAGACGGCAAGCGCTCCGAGAAATAAAACAGCACGAACAGATTTATGAGCGAGAAGGTTGAAATGTTCCTTTTTCAAATAATACCCGATTAAAAAGAACGGGAAGAAAATAAACGTACGGGCAAAGCTTAACACGTCCAGCTGGCCGTCAATGCAGCCGATAGCAATACCAACAACGAAGGAGGCAGTAATCAGAACCGCGGGCTTTATTTTTAGCCATTTAACCGAAATGACGAGCAATAGGTTCCAAAAGAACAAGCTCAATAAGAACCATAATGACCAATGAGGTACGAGCAAGTCGAGATGGAGCGCTTTATCCTCGTATAAGTAAAAATAAAAAAAGGAATAGATAATTTGGAAAATAAAAAAGGGCAATAGAATTTTCTGGGCCGTTTTTTTCACGTAGCCCTTTTTGTAAAAGCTTTTAGCAAAAAAACCTGATACTAAAATAAACCCTGGCATATGAAACAAGTAGATGGTTGTATACAAAGCGAAGATGACAGGATTATCACCGATATACGAGCGAATAAAATGACCGAACACGACAAAAACAATTAAAATAAATTTTGCGTTATCAAAATAATAATCTCTTTTAGACATAAATTCCACCTAATTAAAAGTATTATGTAACCATCGGCTGCCACATCATTTTAAATACAACATAGCATTATACAGGAAAACTGTTTAAATCGCCATGATGCAAAAAGGAAGCAGGCAGCCAAATATAGACATCTCTATGGGAAAAGGCAAATGAATAAAACGAAAAAGTGATAAATCTTTTAAAAAAACGCCGGCTATCAAGCCCGGCGTTTTAAGCTTTCTCCTATATTAAAATAATCTTCAATTTTGATAGATAAGCGGATTGCTTCATGGTAAATATCCGTTTTTATCCCATTAATTGATTGAGATTTCTTTCCTGCTTCCAATAAATGATCAAGCAATTCTCTGGAAAATGGAGAATAGGAAAGCATTTTCTTTAATCGACGAGACTCTCTCTCAAGCTTTGCAATGAAAATCTGCGTTTCTGTATAGGTTGCGCGTACTGCTGCCATAGACAAGGCATAAATCGCAGCAGCTGTACGAATAAAAGGCTCTGAGGATTGTTTAATCAATTGTTTTGCTTCATCAAGAGAACGAATTTTTCTATATGTGTGAATAGACGGGTCATAAATTTTCAAAAAATCACTGTGCCATTCCAATGCCGCTTCATTCCATCCTATCTTAGTCATGTCTCTTTCTCCTTTATTTCTCTTAAGTTGTTTTTCTGAAGGCGGTATCCCTATGCTATATAACCTGTTTCGAGAGAACATAAACATAAAAATTACATAAATAATAAGAGACCATTGCAAGTATAGCTTGCAATGGTCTCTTATTAAAAAGCATTTATTCAGCAAGATAAGGAGATTGAAGAGGAAGAATAATGTTTACAACAGTACCAAAACCAAATTCGCTTTCTACTTCAATGACGCCGTCAAATGATTCAATAATTCTCTTACAAACGACAAGGCCAAGTCCCGTCCCATTCTCCTTTGAAGTGAAAAATGGTTTGAAAATTAATTCCAAATCTTCTTTTGTAATACCAGGCCCTGTATCGGCAATAGTAATGTAACAATTTTCTTCTCCTTTTAAGACATTTAAGCTCAATTTTCCTCCCTCTTCCATCGCTTCAAAGGCATTTTTTGTAAGATTCAGGAGGACTTGCTTCATCTGATCGGTGTTCACTCGTACCCAAAGTTCTTGCTCGGGAAGCGTTAATTCATACTCAATACAATACAAATTAGCTTCGGAACGAATTAGCGGGTTTAGGTCAAAAATAATTTCTCTCATATCAACGGTTTGGATTTTTTGGGCAGTTGGCTTACCTAAAATCAAAAATTCACTGACAATCTGGTTGATGCGTCCAATTTCTTTATTAATTACATCAAAGTAAAATTCATCTTCTGGATGGTTGTATTTTTCATTTAACAGCTGGACGAGCCCTTTAATTCCAGTTAGTGGATTGCGTATTTCATGAGCTGTACTCGCGGCTAACGTTCCAATCAACTCCAGTTTTTGTGCTTCCTGCTGCATTCTCTCAAACTTTGTTTGTCTTTTTAACATCATATACTTTACAAGTAAAAAGATGATGTGAAGAAGGACAATAATGGCTACACCAAATAGTAGAGTAAGAGGAAGCAGATGATTTTCATCAGATTTATTAATCTTGACTATTAAATTCCAAGGCAGTTGGGCGAGAGGGTACTCGACGGTCTGTTCGATCTCTTCGGAATTCAGTCTTTCGTTAACAGCAAAAATAGGTATTTGCTTTGCGTTCTCGATAGAAACGGAATACTCGGGTGTTAGCATTCTTATAATATTTTTCAAATAATCGAGCCGGATATGAGACACGAGAATCGCCTCTACATGTTCATCTTTCATTACTGGTGTGGCAATAGCAATCACAGGCTGATTATTAGACAATGTTTCCGCTTCATCGGAAACAGCTGTGTCTTTCGTTAATAGTGCTTCTTTGATGTATGGTTTGTTTCTGAGGTTGTATTGTTTTAGTAAATCGTTTGTTCCGATGAGCAGATTACCTTCAAAATCCAGTATATAAATGCCTCCGTAACGCGGGTCCTTTCCAACCATTCTTTTTAATATGGTTTGCACTTTATCTGATGCTTGTATTTTTTTACCTAAAGTTTGAACTTCCTCTTCGGTACTGACGGCGAGAATATCCATGCTGACTTTTGTTTCGTTAATGAATTGGTCCAGCTGATTCCGATGAAGGGTGGCCGCCCACTCTAGTTTTTCCCGCTGCTGTTCAACAGCACGTTCAGCGAGAAAGTGATAACAGCCAATGATAGATAGAATCGCTGGGAGCACCACAATAAAGAAATATATCGATCGTTCACGTTTATTCATTCGGTTTCGTCCTTTTAAGAAAGTCATTGCTGTTTCATTATAGCAAACTATTATTATTTTCTCTTCTTTACATGAAGGAAAAATTTTCATCAGGCGACTCTTTTAAAATGGAAGAAAAACGTGTAAGTTGAATAAAAGAATAAATAACGGTTGTAGGGGGAGAAGAATGAAAAAGATTCAGCTGAAGATCCTTGAGACAAGTGATGTACACGGAGCGATTTTTCCCATTCATTACGGAACGAATGAGCCAGCTGCTCACGGTCTGGCGCGGCTCTCCACTGCTATAAAAAAAGTACGGAAAGAAAGCGATGCTGTGCTTTTAATAGACAATGGAGATTTTCTTCAGGGAACACCACTAGCTAGCTTTTATTTTCGTTCATTGCGCCGCGGTATTCATCCAATGATTAAGGCGATGAATGCTCTCCAATATGACGCAGCGGTATTAGGCAACCACGAATTTAATTACGGATTGGAAATTTTAGATAAAGCTTCACAAGACGCCAGTTTTCCCTTTTTAAGTGCAAATACTTTACATAAAAAAACACATCAGCCTTATTTCGGACAGCCTTATATTATAAAAAGCTTTGCTGGCGGCATCAAGGCTGCTGTACTTGGCATTACAACAGGATATATTCCTAACTGGGAAAAGCCTGAACATATTTCTGAATTGATTTTTACCGATGCAGTCGCTGCTGCCGATAAATGGGTTCGTTATATTCGAGAAGTAGAAAAGCCGGACATGATGATTGTTTCTTATCATGGCGGCTTTGAAGTAGATCTTTCGAAGAAAGAAAGAATTGAAATGAAAGAAAAGGGAGAAAATCAGGCTTATCGTATTTGCACAGAAGTAGAGGGGATTGATGTGCTGCTCACCGGGCATCAACATCGGATAGCTGCTGAGTTCGTAAATGGCGTGGCTGTCGTTCAGCCTGGGTTTAGCGGAACAGCTATTGGCCAAGTAACCGCTGAGTTTCATGTATCGCAAGAAAAAATAGAACTGGGGAACGTTTCGATTGAGATTATAGAAGCCAAGGGCTTTGAAGCTGACCGAGCGATCCTTGAATTAGCCCAAGAAGAAGAAAAGCAAACACAGCAATGGCTCGATGAGGTGATCGGCACAATAGAGGGGGACATGCAGATTGATGATCCTTTTCAAGCAAGATTGAAGGAACATCCGCTTATTGAGCTGGTTAATCGAGTACAGATGGAGGCGGCACAGACGGATATTTCTTGTACGGCGCTCTTCCATAATGAAGCCAAGGGTCTTCCATCCAAGGCTACAATGAGGGACATTGTCTCAAACTATATTTACCCTAACTCATTAGCTGTTATCGAGGTTACTGGTGAGGAGATGAAGAGGGCGTTGGAGCGTTCTGCTTCTTACTTTACTATACTGCCAGACGGAAGAGCCGGGGTGAGCTCGAAATTTTCTTACCCTAAGCCGCAGCATTATAATTATGATATGTGGGAAGGAATTAATTATACGATTAATGTCCATCAGGCCCCAGGCAGCCGAATTGAGAAATTGACCTACCATGGGGAACCTGTTGAGGCAGACCGTCTCTACCGGGTAGTGATGAATAATTATCGTGCAGGCGGGGGTGGTGACTACTTTATGTTCAAAGGGAAAAAAGTAATTAAAGAAATCCAAGACGATATGGCAGAATTGCTCGCTAATTATATAAAAAGCCATGGAACAATTAAAGCAGAGGCTAATCACAATTGGAGAGTCGTTTATTAAATATAGAAGAGCAAAGAATAAAAGGAGGCAACAAGTATGAAATTTAGTGAATACACGTATGAACGTCCTGATATTGAACGAGCGGAAAAAGAGATTGATCAAAGTCTTGAACAGTTTAAGGAAGCAAAGGATGTGGAAGAGCAAGTAGATGCCTTACATAAAATGAATGAGATCCGCAGCCATCTCAGCACAATGATGGATCTTTGCCATATCAGACATACAATTGATACGAATGATTCATTTTACAAGCAGGAACAAGAGTATATGGACGAAATCTCTCCAAGGATGGAAGGGATTTCCTCGCGGATAAATGAAGCCCTTTTGGCTTCCTCTTTTCGAGATGAACTTGAGAACATTTTTGGCAGACAGCTTTTTCTCTTAGCTGAAGCACAAGTGAAAACTTTTTCACAAGAGGTATTGCCGCTGCTTGAAAAGGAGAACAAGCTGTCTTCGCAATATACACAGCTTGTTGCTTCTGCTCAAATTGATTTTCAGGGAAAAACATTCACTCTTGCTCAAATCGAACCTTTTACAGAAGCTGCGGATCGTTCTGTACGAAAAGAGGCGACAAAAGCTCGCTTTGATTTTTTTGCTCGTCATGAAGCCCAATTTGATGCCATCTATGATGAATTAGTAAAAATCCGTACAGAAATTGCCCGCAAGCTGGGCTTTCAAAATTTTGTAGAGCTTGGCTATTTTCGTTTAAATCGAGTGGATTATGATGCAAAGATGGTAAAAGGCTACCGCGAGCAAATCAAGAAATATATTGTTCCGCTTGCTACAAGGCTAAGAAAGGCTCAAACAGACCGAATTGGTTTAAAGGAATTAAAGTTTTACGATGAGGGCTATCAATTCACGACGGGAAATGCCAAGCCGAAGGGGTCAGCAGAGTGGATTGTAGAAAATGGCCGTAAGATGTATCAGGAACTTTCTCAGGAAACGGACGAATTTTTCCAGTTTATGCTTGATCATGAGTTGATGGATCTTACAGCAAAAAAGGGAAAAGCAGGCGGAGGATATTGCACATATATTCCCGGATACAGCTCTCCATTTATTTTCTCTAACTTTAATGGAACTTCGGGGGATATTGATGTATTGACGCATGAAGCGGGGCATGCCTTTCAAGTCTATTCGAGCCGGGACTTTACCGTTCCAGAATATTTATGGCCAACTTATGAAGCGTGTGAAATTCACTCAATGAGCATGGAGTTTTTCACTTGGCCGTGGATGGAATTGTTTTTTAAGGAGGACACAGATAAGTATCAATATGCTCACTTAAGCGAAGCTATTTTGTTTCTTCCTTATGGAGCAGCCGTGGATGAATTTCAACATCGAGTATACGAAGAGCCAGATTTGACTCCTGAAGAGAGAAAAGCCGTGTGGAAAGAGATTGAGGAAGCATACTTGCCACACCGTGACTACGATGGCATTTCATATTTAGAGAAAGGGGGCTTCTGGCAGCGCCAGGGGCACATTTATGAAGTACCGTTTTATTATATTGATTATACTCTTGCTCAAGTGTGTGCTCTCCAATTTTGGAAGCGGATGAGAGAAGACCGCAAGGAAGCGTGGGAGGATTACGTGGAAATTTGCCGGGTTGGAGGCAGCTTGTCTTTCACAGAGATAGTCAAACTAGCTGGCTTAATCTCTCCGTTTGAAGAAGGCTGTATTGAAAGAGTCATTGAACCGATTGAAAAGTGGCTTCACCAAGCAGGGGAACAGTTAATAGCTAATCACAAATAAATATAAAAAAAGCGTCTGAAGGAGCTTCAGACGCTTTTTGAGTTTTAAGCAGCGATGATATGAATATCATTGTCTTTTAATACAGCTTTTAATTGTTTTGTTTCTGGATGGTCAAGGATAAAGTCGGCAATTCCGTCCTCAAGCTGTTCTTGAATCACACGGCGAAGCGGGCGGGCTCCGAATTCTGGATGGTAGCCTAATTCACCTAGCCGTTCTTTGACCTCTTCTGTGACTTCGAGTGTAATAGACTGTTCCTCCAAAGTAGCGTTCAATTCAGCGAGCATCAAATTAACAATTTGACGTAAATCGGCTTTTTCAAGTGATTTAAATTCGATGATATTATCGAAACGGTTCAAAAATTCTGGTTTAAAGAAGCTGCCAAGTGAATCTAAAATAGAGCTTTCTTTTACTGCATTATTTTTCTCAAAACCGACAGTAATAGTTTTTTGCGCTGTTCCAGCATTGCTTGTCATGATGATAACCGTGTCTTTAAAGCTGACTGTACGTCCTTGGCTGTCAGTAAGCCGGCCGTCTTCGAGGATTTGCAGGAACATATGTTGTACATCGGGATGAGCTTTTTCAATTTCATCCAACAAGATGATGCTGTACGGATTGCGCCGCACTTTCTCTGTCAGCTGTCCTGCTTCTTCATGGCCAACATATCCTGGAGGGGAACCAATTAATTTAGATACGCTGTGTTTTTCCATAAATTCACTCATATCAAGACGGACCATGGCCTCTTTAGAGCCAAACAATTCTTCAGCGAGCGATTTTGTTAGTTCTGTTTTCCCCACACCAGTCGGACCGACGAATAAGAAGGAACCGATGGGACGGTTTTGTGATTTCAAGCCGGCACGGCTGCGGCGGATCGCTTTGGCTACTTTCTGAACAGCTTCTGCTTGTCCAATGACTTTTTTTGCTAAGTTTTTCTCTAAGTGTTTCATAGCTTGTTGTTCGTCCTCTTGAAGCTTGCCGACAGGGATACCTGTTTTTTCTTCAATTAATTGTTGAATATGTTCAACTGTTACGACTGGACGTTCAACTGTTTCTTCCGCGCCTTGCAGCTTTTCTTCTAATTTTGTTTCTTCATCACGCAGCTTTGCTGCCTTTTCGTAGTCTTCATGTTGTAAGGCCGCTTCTTTTTCTCTTCCAATTTGAGCAAGGCGTTCATTGATTGATTCTTTATCTTGAGTATCAATCGTTAAATTCAGTTTTGAGCCAGCCTCATCGAGCAAATCAATTGCTTTGTCAGGCAAGAAGCGGTCTTGAATATATCGATGGGACAATTTTGCGCAAGCTTCCAGCGCTTCTTTTGCAAAGGTGACTTCATGGAAGTCCTCATAGCGTTTTTGCAAGCCAGTCAAGATTTGGATCGT is from Bacillus sp. PK3_68 and encodes:
- a CDS encoding bifunctional UDP-sugar hydrolase/5'-nucleotidase; amino-acid sequence: MKKIQLKILETSDVHGAIFPIHYGTNEPAAHGLARLSTAIKKVRKESDAVLLIDNGDFLQGTPLASFYFRSLRRGIHPMIKAMNALQYDAAVLGNHEFNYGLEILDKASQDASFPFLSANTLHKKTHQPYFGQPYIIKSFAGGIKAAVLGITTGYIPNWEKPEHISELIFTDAVAAADKWVRYIREVEKPDMMIVSYHGGFEVDLSKKERIEMKEKGENQAYRICTEVEGIDVLLTGHQHRIAAEFVNGVAVVQPGFSGTAIGQVTAEFHVSQEKIELGNVSIEIIEAKGFEADRAILELAQEEEKQTQQWLDEVIGTIEGDMQIDDPFQARLKEHPLIELVNRVQMEAAQTDISCTALFHNEAKGLPSKATMRDIVSNYIYPNSLAVIEVTGEEMKRALERSASYFTILPDGRAGVSSKFSYPKPQHYNYDMWEGINYTINVHQAPGSRIEKLTYHGEPVEADRLYRVVMNNYRAGGGGDYFMFKGKKVIKEIQDDMAELLANYIKSHGTIKAEANHNWRVVY
- a CDS encoding M3 family oligoendopeptidase; the encoded protein is MKFSEYTYERPDIERAEKEIDQSLEQFKEAKDVEEQVDALHKMNEIRSHLSTMMDLCHIRHTIDTNDSFYKQEQEYMDEISPRMEGISSRINEALLASSFRDELENIFGRQLFLLAEAQVKTFSQEVLPLLEKENKLSSQYTQLVASAQIDFQGKTFTLAQIEPFTEAADRSVRKEATKARFDFFARHEAQFDAIYDELVKIRTEIARKLGFQNFVELGYFRLNRVDYDAKMVKGYREQIKKYIVPLATRLRKAQTDRIGLKELKFYDEGYQFTTGNAKPKGSAEWIVENGRKMYQELSQETDEFFQFMLDHELMDLTAKKGKAGGGYCTYIPGYSSPFIFSNFNGTSGDIDVLTHEAGHAFQVYSSRDFTVPEYLWPTYEACEIHSMSMEFFTWPWMELFFKEDTDKYQYAHLSEAILFLPYGAAVDEFQHRVYEEPDLTPEERKAVWKEIEEAYLPHRDYDGISYLEKGGFWQRQGHIYEVPFYYIDYTLAQVCALQFWKRMREDRKEAWEDYVEICRVGGSLSFTEIVKLAGLISPFEEGCIERVIEPIEKWLHQAGEQLIANHK
- a CDS encoding ATP-dependent Clp protease ATP-binding subunit; translation: MLCQNCHQHQANVQFRMNINGKTKQLYLCSNCYQKNKQQMGDGAMNFQQFGGFPFDDLMKGFGFSQMNGQAAPSPKMPTQQTGGNGGNGFLDQFGRNLTNMAKSGLIDPVIGRDKEISRIIEVLNRRNKNNPVLIGEPGTGKTAIAEGLAVKIAEGDVPAKLKEKEVYLLDVASLVANTGIRGQFEERMKQLIAELQQRKNVLLFIDEIHLIVGAGSAEGSMDAGNILKPALARGELQLIGATTLKEYRQIEKDAALERRFQPVQVSEPTVEATIQILTGLQKRYEDFHEVTFAKEALEACAKLSHRYIQDRFLPDKAIDLLDEAGSKLNLTIDTQDKESINERLAQIGREKEAALQHEDYEKAAKLRDEETKLEEKLQGAEETVERPVVTVEHIQQLIEEKTGIPVGKLQEDEQQAMKHLEKNLAKKVIGQAEAVQKVAKAIRRSRAGLKSQNRPIGSFLFVGPTGVGKTELTKSLAEELFGSKEAMVRLDMSEFMEKHSVSKLIGSPPGYVGHEEAGQLTEKVRRNPYSIILLDEIEKAHPDVQHMFLQILEDGRLTDSQGRTVSFKDTVIIMTSNAGTAQKTITVGFEKNNAVKESSILDSLGSFFKPEFLNRFDNIIEFKSLEKADLRQIVNLMLAELNATLEEQSITLEVTEEVKERLGELGYHPEFGARPLRRVIQEQLEDGIADFILDHPETKQLKAVLKDNDIHIIAA